The following are from one region of the Nocardia terpenica genome:
- the rsmA gene encoding 16S rRNA (adenine(1518)-N(6)/adenine(1519)-N(6))-dimethyltransferase RsmA, with amino-acid sequence MSEPAVAARGQAELLGPAEVRVLAERFGVRPTKQLGQNFVHDANTVRRIVAAAGVGREDVVLEVGPGLGSLTLALLDVVDRVVAVEIDPVLAQHLPRTVADRAPELADRLAVVGADALRVRAADLPAAPTALVANLPYNVAVPVLLHLLAELPSLATALVMVQAEVADRLSAQPGSRIYGVPSVKAGFFGTVRRAGAVGRQVFWPVPQVESGLVRIDRFTEPPWPIDAAHRERVFTVIDTAFAQRRKTLRAALAPWAGSTTESERRLLAAGIDPTARGETLDTAAFVRLAQQA; translated from the coding sequence GTGTCCGAACCTGCTGTTGCTGCCCGCGGTCAGGCCGAGCTGCTCGGTCCTGCCGAGGTGCGGGTGTTGGCGGAGCGGTTCGGGGTGCGGCCGACCAAACAGCTCGGGCAGAACTTCGTGCATGATGCCAATACGGTGCGGCGGATCGTGGCGGCCGCGGGCGTGGGGCGCGAGGACGTGGTGCTCGAGGTCGGGCCGGGGCTCGGGTCGCTGACGCTGGCGCTGCTGGACGTGGTGGACCGGGTGGTGGCGGTGGAGATCGATCCCGTTCTGGCGCAGCATCTTCCGAGGACCGTCGCCGATCGCGCGCCGGAGCTGGCCGATCGGCTCGCGGTGGTCGGCGCCGACGCGCTGCGGGTGCGCGCCGCGGACCTGCCCGCCGCGCCGACCGCGCTGGTCGCGAATCTGCCCTACAATGTGGCGGTTCCGGTGCTGCTCCACCTGCTGGCCGAATTGCCCAGTCTCGCAACGGCTCTGGTAATGGTGCAGGCGGAGGTGGCGGATCGCCTGTCGGCCCAACCGGGTTCGCGCATCTACGGCGTCCCGAGCGTGAAGGCCGGGTTCTTCGGCACCGTCCGCCGCGCCGGGGCCGTCGGCCGCCAGGTGTTCTGGCCGGTCCCGCAGGTCGAATCCGGCCTGGTCCGCATCGACCGCTTCACCGAACCTCCCTGGCCCATCGACGCCGCCCACCGCGAACGCGTCTTCACCGTCATCGACACCGCATTCGCCCAGCGCCGCAAGACCTTACGCGCCGCCCTGGCCCCCTGGGCAGGCTCCACCACAGAGTCCGAACGCCGCCTACTGGCCGCAGGCATAGACCCCACCGCCCGCGGCGAAACCCTGGACACCGCCGCCTTCGTCCGCCTGGCCCAACAGGCATAG